A region of Nitrospinota bacterium DNA encodes the following proteins:
- the nifV gene encoding homocitrate synthase gives MIRIVDTTLRDGEQTPGVAFSVEEKMAIAAMLDEAGVHYIEAGSPAMGHGELEAIREINGMGLRASVIMWNRATREDIEKSLSIGARNVHISLPVSDFMIRRKMGYDRNKIIETMASMVALAKSENVEVSVGAEDATRADQSFLKEYIAAAESCGAVRLRYCDTVGVSEPFSLRDNVERLLIGARIPLEIHTHNDFGMATANALAGVKAGATLIDTTITGLGERAGNAPLEEVVMALEVVMEIKTGVNPLMLKKLAEFVARAAGRTLPRSKSIVGTDVFTHESGIHVDGVMKDPRLYEPFDPSLVGACRRIVIGKHSGPKAVKRRLRELGFDLNGFSESCAVEMIRKAAGNRKGGLTDSDILSIASRMFN, from the coding sequence ATGATCCGCATAGTGGACACAACCCTGCGCGACGGCGAGCAGACACCGGGGGTGGCTTTCAGCGTGGAAGAGAAAATGGCCATCGCCGCCATGCTTGACGAAGCTGGGGTCCATTACATAGAGGCGGGTTCCCCGGCCATGGGCCATGGGGAACTTGAAGCCATCCGGGAGATAAACGGCATGGGCCTGCGGGCCAGCGTTATCATGTGGAACCGCGCCACGCGGGAAGACATCGAAAAATCGCTTTCCATCGGCGCAAGGAACGTCCATATATCCCTCCCCGTGTCGGATTTCATGATCCGGCGGAAAATGGGGTATGACCGGAACAAGATCATAGAGACCATGGCCTCCATGGTGGCCCTGGCCAAGTCTGAGAACGTTGAAGTCTCCGTGGGCGCGGAAGACGCCACCCGGGCCGACCAGTCGTTTCTGAAAGAATACATCGCCGCCGCCGAATCCTGCGGCGCCGTCAGGCTACGCTATTGCGACACGGTGGGGGTATCCGAGCCTTTCTCGCTTAGGGATAATGTGGAGCGGCTGTTAATTGGCGCGCGCATACCGCTGGAGATTCACACCCATAACGATTTCGGCATGGCCACGGCAAACGCCCTGGCGGGAGTGAAGGCCGGAGCCACCCTGATAGACACCACCATAACGGGCCTGGGTGAACGGGCTGGCAACGCGCCGCTGGAAGAGGTGGTGATGGCGCTGGAAGTGGTGATGGAGATAAAAACCGGCGTCAACCCATTGATGCTAAAAAAACTGGCCGAGTTTGTAGCCAGGGCCGCGGGCCGCACCCTGCCCCGCTCCAAAAGCATCGTGGGGACGGATGTGTTCACCCACGAGTCCGGCATCCACGTGGACGGCGTGATGAAAGACCCCAGGCTGTACGAGCCGTTCGATCCTTCGCTGGTGGGGGCCTGCCGCAGGATAGTTATCGGCAAACACTCCGGCCCGAAGGCCGTAAAAAGACGGTTGCGGGAGCTGGGTTTTGATCTGAACGGTTTTTCGGAATCCTGCGCGGTGGAAATGATAAGAAAAGCCGCAGGGAACAGGAAGGGGGGGCTTACCGATTCGGATATACTTTCGATTGCGTCAAGGATGTTCAACTGA
- the nifT gene encoding putative nitrogen fixation protein NifT — protein MKVTIRAQGDGFSVYIPKKDLEAKVVATDPAHVFGGALELQGGMKIYLEPQTSIPKLPLTLEAKKL, from the coding sequence ATGAAGGTAACCATCCGCGCCCAGGGGGACGGGTTTAGCGTGTACATCCCCAAGAAAGACCTGGAGGCCAAAGTTGTGGCCACAGACCCGGCCCACGTGTTCGGCGGGGCGCTGGAGCTTCAGGGCGGCATGAAAATTTACTTGGAGCCTCAAACCTCCATTCCCAAACTGCCCCTCACCCTGGAGGCGAAAAAGTTATAG
- the nifB gene encoding nitrogenase cofactor biosynthesis protein NifB, whose translation MSGCHNQPGPLSGGATDTHPCYSTQAHHMFARMHLAVAPACNIQCNYCNRKYDCANESRPGVVSERLKPEEALRKVYHVAAKVKELSVIGIAGPGDALANPRGTMKTLRLIKEHFPDLTLCLSTNGLALPEYAEELHRLGVKHITVTMNTSDPATAAKIYSWVLIDGEKCAGPAAMAEFLARQQEGLRKMAEMGALVKVNSLLIPGINDHELETLSKKIKLMGAHMHNIMPLISNPAHGTAFGLLNWPEPSPAQLEHVRSSCGDIKQMAHCRQCRADAVGKLSEDRFSAFSIKEMGEASLPGDNGALAREKWRAQAQDFVTRQRMATKADCGPERRTKSEYLIAACTKGMGLVNQHFGHAKEFYVYKVAGGEPRLLNVRKVKNNYCAGPDTCDDSPATLDDIINTIKDCQAVVCLRVGYGPHKSLVSAGITPVTDTPYIPLEQAVVEAARQMEKVAAIPGIDTARVEFTKGAFK comes from the coding sequence GTGAGCGGTTGTCATAATCAGCCCGGGCCCCTTTCCGGCGGCGCGACAGACACTCATCCCTGCTATTCCACGCAGGCCCATCACATGTTCGCGCGGATGCATCTTGCCGTGGCCCCGGCGTGTAACATCCAGTGCAATTACTGCAACCGGAAGTACGACTGCGCCAACGAAAGCCGGCCAGGCGTGGTGTCGGAGCGGCTCAAGCCGGAAGAGGCTCTCCGGAAAGTTTACCACGTGGCGGCGAAGGTTAAAGAGCTTTCGGTGATAGGTATAGCCGGGCCCGGGGACGCTTTGGCCAACCCACGCGGGACTATGAAAACCCTGCGGCTGATAAAAGAACATTTTCCGGATCTCACTCTTTGCCTTTCCACCAATGGGCTGGCTTTGCCAGAGTACGCCGAGGAGCTTCACAGGCTGGGTGTAAAGCACATAACCGTCACCATGAACACGTCCGACCCGGCCACCGCCGCAAAAATATACAGCTGGGTTCTCATTGACGGCGAAAAATGCGCGGGGCCTGCGGCCATGGCGGAGTTTCTTGCCCGTCAGCAGGAAGGGTTGAGGAAAATGGCGGAAATGGGGGCGCTGGTAAAGGTGAACTCCCTGCTCATCCCAGGAATAAACGACCACGAGCTTGAGACCCTCTCGAAAAAGATAAAACTGATGGGCGCCCATATGCATAACATCATGCCGCTCATCTCCAACCCGGCGCACGGGACGGCATTCGGACTATTAAACTGGCCGGAGCCTTCCCCCGCCCAGCTGGAACATGTCCGTTCATCCTGCGGCGACATAAAGCAGATGGCCCATTGCAGGCAGTGCCGGGCCGACGCTGTGGGGAAACTTTCCGAGGACAGGTTCTCCGCGTTCTCCATCAAGGAAATGGGCGAGGCTTCTTTGCCTGGGGACAATGGGGCGCTGGCCCGGGAAAAATGGCGCGCCCAGGCGCAGGATTTTGTGACGAGACAGAGGATGGCGACAAAGGCTGATTGCGGCCCCGAGCGTAGGACCAAGAGCGAATATTTAATAGCCGCCTGCACCAAAGGGATGGGGCTGGTGAACCAGCATTTCGGCCATGCAAAGGAGTTTTACGTTTACAAGGTGGCGGGCGGCGAGCCGCGATTGTTGAACGTGCGCAAGGTGAAAAACAACTATTGCGCCGGGCCGGACACCTGCGATGACAGCCCAGCGACCCTTGACGACATAATTAACACGATTAAAGATTGCCAGGCGGTGGTATGCCTGCGGGTGGGTTACGGCCCGCATAAATCACTGGTGTCAGCGGGCATAACTCCGGTCACCGACACTCCGTACATCCCTCTGGAGCAGGCGGTGGTGGAGGCGGCCCGGCAAATGGAAAAGGTAGCGGCAATACCGGGCATTGATACCGCGCGGGTGGAATTTACAAAAGGAGCGTTCAAATGA
- a CDS encoding NAD(+)--dinitrogen-reductase ADP-D-ribosyltransferase, producing the protein MSNAHLLHTNLIGAPTNFFASPAFNVSPVPIHINGVREMNHQLFETLKRFGREDATGVFMEHMRVMFDLEPDEEKKVGKRVFRASYLRLLRGWLFDSNRPEGAVMKGWAESRFGLLPLYHGEPIQGINSPSYWSYMMDRMSPRFHNNSIFAQFDLLYEFAQYYLERFVDGEGKVTLYRGANDLKRESQIVEKREKRLWIVRNNSLASYTSSLERASEFGDTILKIEAPHSKILCFPELLPERIPRSENEYIILGGDYISEVVDIL; encoded by the coding sequence ATGTCTAATGCCCACCTTTTACACACCAACCTAATAGGGGCGCCCACAAACTTCTTCGCCTCGCCCGCTTTCAACGTCTCGCCTGTCCCGATACACATTAACGGTGTGAGGGAGATGAACCACCAGCTGTTCGAGACGCTCAAAAGGTTCGGCAGGGAAGACGCCACCGGGGTTTTCATGGAACACATGCGGGTGATGTTCGACCTGGAGCCGGATGAGGAGAAAAAAGTGGGCAAACGGGTTTTCCGGGCCAGTTACCTGCGGCTTTTGCGCGGCTGGCTGTTCGATTCCAACCGGCCCGAGGGCGCGGTGATGAAAGGATGGGCGGAGTCCCGTTTCGGCCTGCTCCCCCTGTACCACGGCGAGCCCATCCAGGGGATAAATTCCCCCTCCTACTGGAGCTACATGATGGACAGGATGAGCCCCAGGTTCCACAACAACTCCATATTCGCCCAGTTCGACCTGTTATACGAGTTCGCCCAGTATTACTTGGAACGGTTTGTGGACGGGGAGGGGAAGGTAACTCTGTACCGGGGCGCCAACGATTTGAAACGGGAAAGCCAGATCGTGGAGAAACGGGAGAAACGGCTCTGGATAGTGCGCAACAACAGTCTGGCCAGCTATACCTCCAGCCTTGAACGGGCTTCCGAGTTCGGCGACACTATTTTGAAAATCGAAGCGCCCCATTCGAAGATCCTCTGCTTTCCGGAGCTTCTGCCGGAACGTATCCCCAGGTCGGAAAACGAATACATAATCCTGGGCGGGGATTATATTTCAGAAGTGGTGGACATACTGTAA
- a CDS encoding multidrug efflux SMR transporter encodes MSWTYLTLAILLEVCGTTSAKMAEGFTKPLYSVVMFVFYGLSLAALTMALKRIDVSVAYAIWSGLGTALIVIIGMAWFREPVTLARLFFVVMIITGVAGLHISGRES; translated from the coding sequence ATGAGTTGGACATACCTGACCCTCGCCATATTGCTGGAGGTATGCGGAACCACGTCCGCCAAGATGGCGGAGGGGTTCACAAAACCGCTCTACTCGGTTGTGATGTTCGTGTTCTACGGCTTAAGCCTGGCGGCCCTTACAATGGCCTTGAAGCGGATAGACGTGTCCGTGGCCTACGCCATATGGAGCGGGCTGGGCACGGCTTTAATCGTAATAATTGGCATGGCCTGGTTCCGGGAGCCGGTGACATTGGCCAGATTGTTCTTTGTGGTGATGATTATCACCGGCGTGGCTGGGTTGCATATTTCAGGGCGGGAGAGTTAA
- a CDS encoding TetR/AcrR family transcriptional regulator: protein MAGKPAKAGEASRARIISAAMAIIGRRGVSGLTTALIARQSRMSEANLYRHFKGKDDILRATLEKVWRDIMGNLSKAAEEARPPSEALKLFIQRHFEYVEKNRAVPKIIFSDEIHVLNAGLRRALNANMGKVSWAMGQIIREGQEKGEFRDDVRAEELAMMFIGLGQSVALRWSLGGRRESIREMGLSMWRNYEKLVCVPGAGKS from the coding sequence GTGGCGGGAAAACCGGCCAAGGCGGGGGAGGCCAGCAGGGCCCGGATAATATCGGCGGCCATGGCCATAATCGGCAGGCGCGGGGTGTCCGGCCTTACCACTGCTCTTATCGCCCGCCAGTCCCGAATGTCCGAGGCCAACCTTTACAGGCATTTCAAAGGGAAAGATGACATTTTGCGCGCCACGCTGGAAAAGGTGTGGCGGGACATAATGGGCAACCTCTCAAAGGCGGCGGAGGAGGCGCGGCCCCCTTCCGAGGCGTTAAAACTTTTTATACAGCGTCATTTTGAATATGTGGAAAAAAACCGGGCTGTCCCCAAAATCATATTCTCCGACGAAATCCATGTTCTAAACGCGGGTCTCCGGAGAGCTCTAAACGCCAACATGGGCAAAGTGTCCTGGGCCATGGGCCAGATAATCCGGGAAGGCCAGGAGAAGGGGGAGTTTCGTGACGATGTGAGGGCCGAGGAGCTGGCGATGATGTTCATCGGGCTGGGCCAGTCGGTGGCGTTGCGGTGGTCGCTGGGCGGGCGCCGGGAATCCATCCGGGAGATGGGGCTTTCAATGTGGCGCAATTACGAAAAACTGGTATGCGTTCCCGGCGCTGGCAAGAGTTGA
- a CDS encoding TolC family protein, which produces MFWTIKAVVLGVALAAIPAAALAEDLGALALEDVIRIGMERSPQVKAADEGVTVEAESENVARGERWFRVDAQAAATRYRYDSPLTPISGIPGPGSTFPDFANPVYDAVLSFSFPLYRGGRLERNVAIAGLRRDVAENMAVLAREELKFNLTSVYYKILQLQRSRVSGESTVKQLDAHYRDTGLFVKSGAAARLDLLKTDAELKRAQHNLISIENGISATMETLRALMGMDDSITFTLKEAEGEFTQAPGFEEALGKALAARPEISAARSRGRILEEKAEATWGKHLPSVTVTADYGGRAADDGKFNENWTASLKMAAPVFDAGMTSAEVARDRAELMRAREELRGLELNVRREVKEASLMMDTSGKKVEVARAAVQSAAEALSVENLKYAAGAGSTRDVLDASATLSRAEAEYHQAIYEKNVAGAMLEKAMGGGLDATGGSR; this is translated from the coding sequence ATGTTCTGGACAATAAAAGCGGTGGTTTTGGGCGTTGCGCTGGCCGCAATTCCGGCGGCGGCCCTCGCGGAGGATTTGGGGGCGCTGGCGCTGGAGGATGTGATACGCATAGGGATGGAGCGGAGCCCGCAGGTTAAAGCCGCGGATGAGGGGGTCACAGTGGAGGCGGAATCCGAAAACGTGGCACGGGGTGAACGGTGGTTCCGGGTTGACGCCCAGGCGGCGGCCACCAGATACCGGTACGACTCTCCGTTAACGCCCATCTCCGGAATCCCCGGTCCCGGCTCCACTTTCCCGGACTTCGCCAATCCGGTGTATGACGCCGTCCTGTCATTTTCGTTCCCGCTTTACCGGGGCGGCAGGCTGGAGCGAAACGTGGCCATCGCCGGATTACGCAGGGATGTGGCGGAGAACATGGCCGTCCTGGCCCGGGAGGAGCTTAAGTTCAACCTGACCAGCGTTTATTACAAGATCTTGCAACTTCAACGCTCCAGGGTCTCCGGCGAATCCACGGTGAAACAGCTGGATGCCCATTACAGGGACACTGGGCTTTTCGTAAAAAGCGGGGCCGCGGCCAGGCTGGACCTTTTAAAGACCGACGCCGAGCTGAAACGGGCGCAACACAACCTGATATCCATAGAGAACGGCATATCCGCCACCATGGAGACGTTGCGGGCTCTGATGGGGATGGACGATTCCATCACTTTCACTCTCAAGGAAGCCGAAGGGGAATTCACGCAGGCTCCGGGGTTCGAGGAAGCTTTAGGCAAAGCGCTTGCGGCCCGGCCGGAAATTTCTGCGGCCAGGAGCAGGGGCCGCATATTAGAGGAAAAAGCCGAGGCCACCTGGGGCAAACATCTGCCATCTGTGACGGTGACGGCGGATTACGGCGGCCGGGCGGCGGATGATGGAAAATTCAACGAGAACTGGACGGCGTCCCTGAAAATGGCCGCGCCGGTGTTCGACGCCGGAATGACCAGCGCGGAAGTGGCGCGGGACAGGGCGGAGCTTATGAGAGCCAGGGAGGAGTTGAGAGGGCTGGAGCTTAACGTGAGAAGAGAGGTCAAAGAAGCGAGCCTCATGATGGATACCTCCGGGAAAAAAGTGGAAGTGGCCCGGGCGGCGGTACAGTCGGCGGCTGAGGCGTTGAGCGTGGAAAACCTTAAATATGCCGCCGGGGCGGGATCCACCCGGGATGTGTTGGACGCTTCGGCGACCCTGTCCCGCGCGGAAGCGGAATATCACCAGGCGATATACGAAAAGAATGTGGCCGGGGCCATGCTGGAGAAGGCCATGGGCGGCGGGTTGGATGCGACTGGAGGCTCCCGATGA
- a CDS encoding efflux RND transporter periplasmic adaptor subunit, translated as MKKKAVVPALALALALALVAVYLVTRDGAGGNSMSLTGNVEVVEVDAGFKTAGRVAELFADEGAQVKKGGALARLESEELAQAVELSRASLMESQERLAELKKGSRRQEIEQAKAALGQAEADLTRAEKEFERARYLFESGAVAEQKLDDARRAMDVAVMARKRAAEALNLVEEGPRKEIVSAADNRVKQAEAALKMAEVRFKDSTLVSPVDGVVTRKHVESGETISGGAAVFTIADLQKPWVRVYVSEERVGQVKLGQKAEVSTDSYPGKKYPGEITYIASEAEFTPKNIQTKEERVKLVFAVKIKVKNDKQELKPGMPADVRLLPNE; from the coding sequence ATGAAAAAGAAAGCGGTTGTTCCCGCGTTGGCGTTGGCGCTGGCCTTGGCCCTTGTGGCCGTGTATCTGGTCACGCGGGATGGGGCTGGCGGCAATTCCATGAGCCTTACGGGCAACGTGGAGGTGGTGGAGGTGGACGCCGGGTTTAAAACCGCCGGGCGGGTGGCGGAGCTATTCGCGGACGAAGGGGCGCAAGTTAAAAAAGGCGGCGCCCTGGCCCGTCTTGAGAGCGAGGAACTGGCCCAGGCCGTGGAGCTGAGCCGGGCGTCGCTTATGGAGTCGCAGGAGCGGCTGGCGGAGCTTAAAAAAGGCTCCCGGCGGCAGGAGATAGAGCAGGCGAAGGCCGCGCTGGGCCAGGCCGAGGCGGACCTTACGCGGGCGGAGAAAGAATTTGAAAGGGCCCGCTACCTGTTTGAAAGCGGCGCCGTGGCGGAACAGAAACTGGACGACGCGCGCCGGGCGATGGATGTGGCGGTTATGGCGCGCAAACGGGCCGCCGAGGCGTTGAACCTTGTCGAGGAAGGGCCGCGCAAAGAGATCGTGTCCGCGGCGGATAACCGGGTGAAACAGGCTGAAGCGGCGTTGAAGATGGCCGAGGTGCGGTTTAAGGATTCCACACTTGTTTCGCCGGTGGATGGGGTGGTGACCAGAAAGCATGTGGAGTCCGGCGAAACCATATCCGGCGGCGCGGCGGTTTTCACCATAGCGGACCTGCAAAAACCGTGGGTGAGGGTTTATGTGAGCGAGGAGCGGGTAGGGCAGGTGAAGCTGGGCCAGAAGGCGGAGGTTTCCACGGATTCATATCCTGGCAAGAAATATCCGGGGGAGATAACCTACATAGCTTCCGAGGCGGAGTTTACGCCAAAAAACATACAGACAAAAGAAGAGCGGGTGAAGCTTGTGTTCGCCGTAAAGATAAAGGTGAAGAACGACAAACAGGAGCTAAAGCCCGGGATGCCCGCGGACGTGAGGCTTTTGCCCAATGAATGA
- a CDS encoding ABC transporter ATP-binding protein: MNEDYAIRVEGLGKNFGSVAAVKDLNMAVRKGELFGLVGPDGAGKTTVMRLLAGIMEPTAGEAWIAGFPVTKEPERVKERIGYMSQRFGLYEDLTVEENLEFYADLYEVPKSERPARKERLLGFSNLAPFKDRLAGALSGGMKQKLGLACALIHTPEALLLDEPTNGVDPVSRRDFWRILYGLLKEGVTVIVTTAYLDEAERCGRVGFLSGGSIIVTDDPKALKKSLGCPMVEINTPSARSAESLIKNLAPVKAVNAYGDRFHVALDRMESLGEVTGVLEKAGMKVEGAREITPSLEDIFISRVGGE, encoded by the coding sequence ATGAATGAGGATTACGCCATCCGGGTGGAGGGGCTGGGAAAAAATTTCGGTTCCGTGGCCGCCGTGAAGGATTTGAACATGGCGGTCAGAAAAGGGGAGCTTTTCGGGCTGGTGGGGCCAGACGGGGCCGGGAAGACCACTGTGATGCGCTTGTTGGCCGGCATTATGGAGCCCACGGCGGGAGAGGCGTGGATAGCAGGTTTCCCCGTGACAAAGGAACCGGAAAGAGTGAAGGAGCGCATCGGCTACATGTCCCAGCGGTTCGGCCTTTACGAAGACCTGACCGTGGAGGAGAACCTGGAGTTTTACGCCGACCTGTACGAGGTTCCAAAAAGTGAACGCCCCGCTCGAAAGGAGCGCCTGTTAGGGTTCAGCAATCTTGCCCCCTTCAAGGATAGGCTGGCAGGGGCCCTGTCCGGCGGGATGAAACAAAAACTGGGGCTGGCATGCGCCCTCATCCACACCCCGGAGGCGCTATTGCTGGACGAGCCGACTAACGGGGTGGATCCGGTGTCCCGCCGGGATTTCTGGCGCATCCTTTACGGATTGCTCAAGGAAGGGGTTACCGTCATCGTCACCACCGCGTATCTGGACGAGGCGGAACGGTGCGGAAGGGTGGGGTTTTTAAGCGGCGGTTCGATAATCGTGACCGATGACCCGAAGGCCCTTAAAAAATCCCTGGGCTGTCCGATGGTGGAGATAAACACCCCGTCGGCCCGGTCCGCCGAATCGCTTATTAAAAACCTGGCGCCGGTGAAAGCGGTGAACGCTTATGGCGACCGGTTTCATGTGGCGCTGGACCGGATGGAAAGCCTGGGGGAAGTGACAGGCGTTTTGGAGAAAGCCGGGATGAAAGTGGAGGGCGCACGGGAAATCACCCCGTCGCTGGAAGACATTTTCATATCGCGGGTGGGCGGGGAATGA
- a CDS encoding ABC transporter ATP-binding protein — MNNNQLAVTVEGLTRKFGKFVAVDNINLAVRRGEIFGFLGPNGAGKSTTIKMLCGILNPSAGKGEVGGLDIMTQSEEIKKNIGYMSQRFSLYDDLTVEQNLDFFLGIYNVPREKGEPRKDWALSMASLADRRGALTGILPAGVKQRLALGCAILHEPAILFLDEPTSGVDPISRRNFWDLIYAMAEAGSTVFVTTHYMEEAEYCDRLALIYRGKIIAEGTPRGLKAERMKRSVLEVYTGNPVEALEAVSRAGLEAAIFGSSLHVIVEDRAMAEPLIREVLQGAEVELSHMAVISPSLEDVFVTLIEEA; from the coding sequence ATGAACAACAACCAACTGGCCGTTACCGTAGAGGGGCTAACCCGCAAGTTCGGTAAATTCGTGGCGGTGGACAATATAAACCTGGCCGTGCGGCGGGGTGAGATATTCGGGTTTCTCGGCCCCAACGGCGCGGGTAAATCCACCACCATAAAGATGCTTTGCGGGATTCTCAACCCTTCCGCCGGGAAAGGGGAGGTGGGCGGGCTGGACATCATGACCCAGTCCGAGGAGATAAAGAAAAACATCGGCTACATGTCCCAGCGGTTCTCCCTGTATGACGACCTGACGGTGGAGCAGAACCTGGATTTTTTCCTGGGTATATACAACGTGCCCAGGGAAAAAGGAGAGCCGCGGAAGGATTGGGCGCTATCCATGGCCAGCCTTGCGGACCGGCGGGGCGCGCTAACCGGGATATTGCCCGCTGGGGTAAAACAGCGGCTGGCGCTGGGGTGCGCCATTCTCCACGAGCCTGCCATACTTTTCCTGGACGAGCCCACCTCCGGGGTGGACCCGATTTCCCGCAGGAACTTCTGGGACTTAATCTACGCCATGGCCGAGGCGGGCTCCACCGTGTTCGTGACCACCCATTATATGGAAGAGGCGGAGTATTGCGACCGGCTGGCCCTGATATACCGGGGAAAGATAATCGCCGAAGGGACGCCCAGGGGTTTGAAAGCCGAACGCATGAAACGCAGTGTGCTGGAGGTTTACACCGGCAACCCCGTGGAGGCGCTGGAGGCGGTGAGCCGGGCGGGGCTGGAGGCGGCCATTTTCGGCAGTTCCCTTCACGTTATCGTGGAAGACCGCGCAATGGCCGAGCCGCTTATCCGCGAGGTTCTCCAGGGGGCGGAGGTGGAATTAAGCCATATGGCTGTTATCAGCCCCTCGCTGGAAGATGTTTTTGTGACGCTCATTGAAGAGGCGTAA
- a CDS encoding ABC transporter permease produces MNAARALAVARKELIQIRRDPLSMALAFLLPLMLLFIFGYAISMDINHIKTVVCDRDSSPESRLVINSLSATGYFTITGYERDCGKIDRYLDFGRARVAIVIPGDFSSALKTGKTAEAQAIVDGSDANTATIAVGYLTAASELVAGRLSGARLKPAVEPRVRVWYNEDLKSRNFIIPGLIAVIMAVIAALLTSLTIAREWERGTMEQLISTPVKTPELILGKLIPYFLIGFVDVLFAALATIFIFGVELKGSAILLMALSSLFLFGSLSLGILISGAAKNQLAASQVALVSTFLPAFILSGFMFSILNMPYAIQLVTHVIPAKYFVAILKGIFLKGSGLNLLMTEAAVLLVFGAAVFGAANAAFKKRMG; encoded by the coding sequence ATGAATGCCGCGCGCGCCCTGGCGGTGGCCAGGAAGGAGTTGATCCAGATCCGGCGCGACCCGCTTAGCATGGCGCTGGCGTTCCTGCTTCCGCTCATGCTCCTGTTCATTTTCGGCTACGCCATATCCATGGACATCAACCATATTAAAACCGTGGTGTGCGACCGGGATTCAAGCCCCGAAAGCAGGTTGGTGATAAACAGCCTCAGCGCCACGGGCTATTTCACCATTACAGGGTACGAGCGGGATTGCGGCAAGATAGACCGGTATCTGGATTTTGGCCGGGCCAGGGTGGCTATCGTGATTCCCGGCGATTTTTCCAGCGCGCTAAAAACCGGCAAGACAGCCGAGGCGCAGGCCATTGTGGACGGGTCCGACGCCAACACCGCCACCATAGCGGTGGGCTATCTGACGGCGGCGTCGGAGCTTGTCGCTGGCAGGCTGTCTGGGGCCCGTTTAAAGCCTGCGGTGGAGCCTAGGGTGCGCGTGTGGTACAACGAGGACCTCAAATCCAGAAACTTCATAATCCCCGGCCTTATCGCCGTCATCATGGCGGTTATCGCCGCCCTGCTTACGTCCCTCACCATAGCGCGGGAGTGGGAGCGGGGCACCATGGAACAGCTTATCTCGACGCCGGTGAAAACGCCGGAGCTTATTTTAGGAAAGCTCATCCCTTATTTCCTCATCGGATTTGTGGACGTGTTGTTCGCCGCGCTGGCCACCATATTCATTTTCGGCGTGGAGCTTAAGGGAAGCGCGATATTGCTTATGGCCCTCTCCAGCCTGTTCCTGTTCGGAAGCCTTAGCCTGGGGATACTCATATCCGGAGCCGCGAAAAACCAGCTGGCCGCCAGCCAGGTGGCGCTGGTGTCCACATTCCTGCCGGCATTCATCCTGTCCGGGTTCATGTTTTCCATACTAAACATGCCTTACGCCATACAACTTGTTACCCATGTGATACCCGCCAAATATTTTGTGGCCATTCTCAAGGGGATTTTCCTGAAAGGGAGCGGATTGAACCTGTTGATGACCGAGGCGGCCGTGCTTCTGGTTTTCGGCGCGGCGGTGTTCGGAGCCGCCAACGCGGCTTTCAAGAAACGGATGGGCTGA